AGACATTGTATGCACTCTGTCGTTGGACTTGAAACAGACAAAACATTTGGGCATGAGAACAAAGGAAATTGTATGGGTATGTTTACTTCTTTATGACTGTATGGAAGGAagctttttttgattttcttgaaCTTGTAGTATAAGAACTAGTACTCTCACTCTCTATGAATTCTCTTTGTGATCTTATCCTAGAAGAAGGTAGAATTTCCATAGATTCTTTTGATGACCTTGAAGTATAAAGGGGGTtatttctaaagatttttttgaaCTTGGCCTAGAGAAAATGGGAAGTTTGAAAGATTCTTTCAGTGGTTTTCGGACAAGGAAGAGTGGACCTTGTATTAAGTCTCTTTTTGAACTTGACACAGTGGCTTCCATATATTCTTTCAAATCAATTGGACCTgtgaaagaaggaaattatattgttTTGCTCAATTATGTTATTTTGGGACTAAGAGAAGTGTTCttgaattttctttgaaaagactgCAGAGATTCTTTTGTTGAAGTTGGTCTGGCAGAACCTAAACTCTCATCTGAAAATTCttttgttgaatttaagataGAAGAAATAGCAACTTCTAAAGATTCCATTGTTGATCTAAGTTCAGTGAACATGGGGAAATTCAAGGAATTCATTAAATGAATCTGGATAAGAGAGAACTGAACCTTGTCCAGATTCTTGCCTTGACTTTGCCATTGATTGTTTTGCCAAACTTGTAACTGTTAAAGAAGGAAATTGTATGGATTTGCTCAATAATGTGGGTATCAAAGAATGGAAACCATTTAAGAATTTACCAGGTGAGCTTGAAGTAGCCAAAAATACACCCTCCTTTTCTATATTGCCTGTTGAGCTTAACACAGAAGAAAGGTGAACTACAGTTTCTCTTGTTGAACTTGGTCCAGAGACAATGGGAAATTCAAAGGATTCTTTTAATGAATTTGGAATAGAGAGATATAAACCTTGTATTAATTTTCCTCCTGAAGTTGTTCCAGAGAATACTAGATTTTTCATAGATTCATTTGAAGTCCAGACActtgagaaagaacaaaattgTATGGATTTGCTTTCTAAATTTTGGCCATAGggaaaaagagtttgaaaatttATTCTGGGAAATGAGGGAACTTGCAAAGATTTACTTGAGGTAGTAGGAGCAGTGAAAGCATAaacttctctcatttttcttgctGAACTTAGTCTGTAAATAGCAGCATCTCTTTCTGCTATTGACCTCAAATAAAAGACAGAATAATTTTGAATGGATGCTCTCTCTGAATGTAATGTTAAGAGGAAATATCCATAAATTCTCTTGTGGAAGTTGAACCTGAGACAGAGTGAATTTCCTCTGATTCTCATATTGAATATTTGACCTGAAGGATAGGAAATTCCCATGTATTCCTTTGATGTAATTGtgccagagaaagaaagaatttgccCATGTTTGGTCAGTGAAACTCCCCTAATTAAAGTGGAAAATTCCTTGGGAGGTTTTACTAAATATGATTTTGACCGTGAGAGCACTCCAAAAGATTCACTTGCTGAACTTGTGTAGAGATAGAAGGAACTTGTACATGTCTCGAAGAAAAGAGACCTGAGTAAGAGGGAAATTGGATAGATCTGTTTGATGTATATAGTACCAAAGAAGAAGAAACTTGTGAAGATTTCCTCATTGAAGTTTCATTAGAGACCAAGGAAATTTGCTCATGTTTTGTTGAAATTATGTCAGAGGAGTCAGGATTTTTTGTGGAACCTCTTAATGAAATTGGAACAATGAAGAATGGAATATCTCCTATGACTATGCTTGATGAGCTTGTGCCATAGAAAGAAAGGACTTGTGTGGATTTTCTTATAGAAATAGTACTGGAGGTATAGGGAACTTGTTTCTCTTCTGTGGGTAAACTTGTGTCATCAAAATAAGGAATTTGTAGGGATTCTCTGGATGAAATGGGACAATCTTCTATGCGTATTTGGGATGAGAAGGAGGGAATTTGTGTGGACTTGCAAATAGCAATGGCAGGATAGGAAGAAGGAATTTGTACAGCTTCTTTTGGCAAATTATTCTTAGGGACTTGCATAGATGCTCTTGACAAAATTGGAATTGAGAAAGATGAACTGTCTCTTACACATATAGTTGTTAAGCTTGGATCAGAGAGAGAAGACACCTGAATAGATTTGCTCATTGCAAGAGCAAAAGGGGTAAAGGGTATGATTTCTTTTGGTAAATGTATATGAGAAAAGTTAGGAACTTGCATGGGTTCTCTAGATGAAAATGAACCTGAGAAAGAGAATTTCTTCTAGATAAATGGTTGATAAACGTAGGTCAGAAATTGGGACTTGTATAGATTTGCTCAATGAAATAGCATGGAGGCTGGAGGGTACTTTCATGGTTTGCTGAGGTGAACTTCTATCAGAGAAACCAGGGACTTGATGAAACTAGAACTGGGGATAATGGACTTTCCCCTATGAATGTTGTGAATGTATGTGAGTCAGAGAAAATAAGAGCTCGTGTGGATCTTCTAGGCGATAGAGGAGATTTGGCAGAGGGGATTTGCATGGATTCCTGTTGCAATCTTGTATCAGAGAAACCAGGGACTTGCATGGATTTTCTGTTACCTCGGAAAGCTATGGCTTCTTTGTCAGGAGCTGATGAATTTATGTCAGAGAAAGCAGAAATTTGTGTGGACTTACTCAGGAATAGTTTGTGAATCCTAGAGGATAGTTGTATGGCATCTTGATAAGATGTTGTGTCAGAGCTATCAGGAACTTTTGTAGATTTTCTCGATAAAGCTGTAGGTGGGACTGATGTACATTCTTCTGGGAGTTTGCTGGATGACCCTGAGTCAGACCATAAAGGAACTTGTGTGAATTTGCTTACTGACAAAGCATCGTAGGTAGAAGGCACTTGAATGACTTCCTCTGGTAATTCTTTGTCTGCAAAATCAAGCATGGTGTCTCTGTCTGAAACTAGACCTGAGATAGACATGACTTCTTTGTCAAGAGCATCTGAGAAACCTAGTTCTGGGAAAACAGAAATTTCTGTGGGTTTATTCACTGAAAGTTTGGGACTTCCAGAGGGAACTTGCATGGCATCTTGAGAAGAACCTTTGACAGAGATTTCAGGAACTTTCATAGATTCTTTTGATAACATTATATGTAGGATTGATGGCACTTCTTGGTTAATTGTGGATGCCTCTGAGTCAGACCATGTAGGAACTTGTGTAGGTGGTCTTGATGTAGTAGCATAGTTTAAAGAAACTTGAATGGGTTCCTGTGGTAATCTCGTGTCAGAGAAGTCAGAAACTTCCATGTATTCCTTTTTAGAAAATGGACCTGGGAATGATATGACATCTGTGACTATTCTTGCTGATTTTGGGTCAAAAGAAGCAGGAGCTTGTGTTGACCTCCTTCCTGAAATAGGAGGACTGCTAGAGGGAACTTGCAAGGCCTCCTGTTTTGAACTTGTGGCAGAAAAATCAGAAATGTGTATGGATTTCTTTGATGAAATAATACTTGGGAAAGATGGTAGTTCTTCTGTGCTTACTTTCAGTGAACTGGGTTCAGAGAAAATGGAAACTTGTGTGGATTTGCTCACTGACATATCATGATAGATTAATGGAGCTTGAATGACTTGCTGTGGTAATCCTGTGCCTGAGACAGTGGGAACTTGAGTGGATTCTCTATTTGCAAATGAACCTGGGAATGACATATCATCTTTGACAATCTTTGATGAACTTGGGTCTAAGGAAGTGAAAACTTGTTCAAACTTGCTTAGTGAAATAGAGGAACTGTTAGAGGGAACTTGCAAGGCCTCCTGATTTGAACTTTTGGCAGAGTAATCAGAAATATGAATTGATTCTTTTGATGAAATTACAATTGGGACAGATGGAAGTTCTTTTGTCCTTAGTTTCAGTAAACTTGGATCAGAAAATATAGGAAATTGTGTGGATTTGTTCATTGTATGATGAGTTTGAATGACTTCCTCTGGTAATCCTGTCTctgaaaaatcaagaattttcATGGATTCTCTGTATAGTAATGGCCCTGGGAAAGACATGACTTCATCAGCAGTTGATGAATTTTGATTAGAAACAGTAATCTGGGTGAAATTATTTACTGATAGCATATAAATCCTAGGGGGAATTTGTGTGGCATCTTGATAAGGACTCTTGGCAGAGGTACCAGGAAGTTCCATGGATTCTTTGGATGACATTTCAATGGGGGAATTCAAATGTGGGTCAGAGAAAATAGAAACTTGTGTGGATTCACTCACTGACAAAGCATGATAGGTTGAAATAGCTTGAATGACTTCCTGTGGTTGTTCTGAGTCTGAGAATTTGGGAATGTGCATGGATTCTCTGGATGAAAATGGATTTGGGAAAGCCATGACTGCTTCTTTGTCAACAGTTGCCAAATTTAGATCAGAGGAAGCAAAAATTTCCTTAGATTTGCTCACTAAAATGTTGGAAGAGGGCGGAACATATTTTGCACTTCTTGGTGAAGTTTTATCGAGCAAATTGGTATCATGTATGGATTCTTTTAATGATTCTAGAACTGAAGAGGAGAAAATGTCTTTGGTGTAGATCCTCAGTGAAATTGGGTCAGAAAAACTATGTTCTTTTGTGGATTTGCTATCTGTCAAAGAGGGAAACTCTCTTGAAAATCTTGTGTCAGAAGTAGAGAGAACCTCGGTGGATTTTTTCTGTGAAGATTGCCTGGAGAAAgggtcttcatttgaaaattctccTTGGGAACTTGCACCTGAGGTACATTTCACATTCACTGATATTATTTCAGAGAAAGAAGGGACTTGGGTGTATGCTTTAACACTATTTAGACTTTTAAAAGAAGTAGCTTGTTCAGATTTATTCACTTTGCTGAAGTGTGAAAATTGACCAATTCCCATACTTTGAAGAGGTACATTGGCTTTAATCAGTGATGGTGTTTGCACTGTTTTGCTTTTTGAAATTGAATCTGAGCCAAAGGAATGTTTGGTAGATTCAGattttgtgttttcttgtttTGCACTGGCACCTGAGATAGGACATGGTACAGATGTGCTTGTTACAGTTGCACCTAAGGAAGTTTGACCTTCTAGGAAGTCACTGTTTGAACTTGAGCTGGAGAAGTAAGTGGaagttttttccatatttcttaaTGCCATGACACCTGAGAAAGTGGGAAATTGTACAGATGTACTCTTTGCAAGTAGGCTTGAGCATGGGGGAGCTTCCATGGATTCACTGATTGAACTGGGactggaggaggaagggagaatttctttgattttttttagtgcCATAACCCCTGAAAAACAGAGGAATTTCACAGATGTGCTCTTTGTAATTAGGTTTGAGGATGGTGTAACTTCTATGGATTCACTGATTGAACTTGGgctgaaggagagagaaggaaccCCTTTAATTTCTATGGGTGAAATGGACCCTGAGAAAGAAAGGGATTTAATAGATTTAATAGTGGCAAGTAGGCCAGAAGAAGGAGGAATTTCCATGGATTCACTTGAACTTATGTTGGAATAAGGAGGAGGAACTTTGGCTTCTGTCGGTTCACTGGGACCTGAAAAAGAGGGGAATTGTGTGGATTTGCCCTTTGCATGTAGGCTTGAGGAAGGGGGTATTTCTGTGATTTTCTTTGGTCCTCTTGAGCCcttaaaagaaggaaattgaatggttTTGTGCATTCCAGATAGTGCTGTGGAAATGGAAGCTTCTATGGATTTACTTGAACTTGGGCTGGAAGAGTTAGGGGgaatttctgtgtttttttttagttcttttgagtctgagaaagaaggaaattgaatggatcCATTCATTCCAGATAGTCCTGTGGAAATGGGAGCTTCTGTGGATTCACTTGTTGAACTTGGGCTAGAAAAGTTAGGGGGAATTTCTGCATTTTTtcttagttctgttttttttttaaattctcttaggTTTGAGAAAGAGGGAAATTGGTTGGATTTGTCCTCTCCAAATAATTCTGTGGAAATGGGAGCTTCTGTGAATTCACTCGCTGAACTTGGGCTGGAAGAGTTAGGGGgaatttctgtgtttttttttagttctgtgtttttttttaattctgttggGCCTGAGAAAGAGGGAAATTGAATAGATTTATTCACTCCAGATAGTTCTGTGGAAATGGGAGCTTCTAAGGATTCACTTGAACTTGGAGAAGAAGAGGggatttctgtgatttgttttaGTCCTCTTGGGTCTGAGAAAGATGGACATtggatggatttgttcattccatatTGATCTGTGGAAATGGAAGCTTCTATGGATTTAGTCATTGAACTTGGACtggaagaggaagggggaaattCTGTGATGTTTTTTAGTTCTCTTGAgtctgagaaagaaggaaattgaatggatttgttcattccagATAGTCCTGTGGAAATGGGAGCTTCTGTGACTTTACTTGTTGAACTTGGGCTGGAAGAGTAAGGGGGAATTTCTGCATTATTTTTCAGTTCTGTGACTTTAAATTCTCTTGGGCCTGAGAAAGAGGGAAATTGGATGGATTTGTCCTCTCCAAATAATTTGGTGGAAATTGGAGCTTCTGTGAATTCACTCGCTGAACTTGGGCTGGAAGAGTTAGGGGGAATTGGgggaatttctgttttttctttttgttctgttggAGCTGAGAAAGAGGGAAATTGAATAGATTTGTTCACTCCAGATAGTTCTGTGGAAATAGGAGCTTCTAAGGATTCACTTGTTGAACTTGGAGAAGAGGaggggatttctttttttgtgatttgttttAGTCCTCTTGGGCCTGAGAAAGATGGACATTGGCTGGATTTGTTCACTCCAAATTGCCCTGTGGAAATGGGAGTTTCTGTGATTTTACTTGTTGAACTTGGgctggaagggggaggggaaatttctgtgatttcttttggttctcttggatctgagaaagatggacattggatggatttgttcattccagATAGTTCTGTGGAAATGGGAGCTTCTGTGAATTTACTTGTTGAACTTGGgctggaagggggagggagattTTCTGTGATTCCTATTGGTTTTCTTGCATCTGAGAAAGAGGGAAATTGAATAGATTTATTCACTCCAGATAGTTCTGTGGAAATGGGAGCTTCTAAGGATTCACTTGAACTTGGAGAAGAAGAGGggatttctgtgatttgttttaGTCCTCTTGGGTCTGAGAAAGATGGACATtggatggatttgttcattccatatTGATCTGTGGAAATGGAAGCTTCTATGGATTTAGATATTGAACTTGGACtggaagaggaagggggaaattCTGTGATGTTTTTTAGTTCTCTTGAgtctgagaaagaaggaaattgaatggatttgttcattccagATAGTCCTGTGGAAATGGGAGCTTCTGTGACTTTACTTGTTGAACTTGGGCTGGAAGAGTAAGGGGGAATTTCTGCATTATTTTTCAGTTCTGTGACTTTAAATTCTCTTGGGCCTGAGAAAGAGGGAAATTGGATGGATTTGTCCTCTCCAAATAATTTGGTGGAAATGGGAGCTTCTGTGAATTCATGTGTTGAACTTGGGccggaaggggaagggggaattgggggaatttctgttttttctttttgttctgttggAGCTGAGAAAGAGGGAAATTGAATAGATTTGTTCACTCCAGATAGTTCTGTGGAAATAGGAGCTTCTAAGGATTCACTTGTTGAACTTGGAGAAGAGGaggggatttctttttttgtgatttgttttAGTCCTCTTGGGCCTGAGAAAGATGGACATTGGCTGGATTTGTTCACTCCAAATTGCCCTGTGGAAATGGGAGTTTCTGTGATTTTACTTGTTGAACTTGGGctggaagggggagaggaaatttctgtgatttcttttggttctcttggatctgagaaagatggacattggatggatttgttcattccagATAGTTCTGTGGAAATGGGAGCTTCTGTGAATTTACTTGTTGAACTTGGgctggaagggggagggagattTTCCGTGATTCCTATTGGTTTTCTTGCATCTGAGAAAGAGGGAAATTGAATAGATTTATTCACTCCAGATAGTTCTGTGGAAATGGGAGCTTCTAAGGATTCACTTGAACTTGGAGAAGAAGAGGggatttctgtgatttgttttaGTCCTCTTGGGTCTGAGAAAGATGGACATTGGATGGATTTGTTCACTCCAAATTGTCCTGTGGAAATGGGAGCTTCTGTGATTTTACTTGTTGAACTTGGgctgaaagggggagggggaatttctgtgatttcttttggttctctTGGATCTGAGAAAGAGGGAAATTGAATAGATTTGTTCACTCCAGATAGTTCTGTGGAAATGGGAGCTTCTAAGGATTCACTTGTTGAACttggagaagaagagaggatttctgtgatttgttttaGTCCTCTTGGGCTTGAGAAAGATGGACATTGCATGGATTTGTTCACTCCAAATTGTCCTGTGGAAATGGGAGCTTCTGTGATTTTACTTGTTGAACTTGGgctgaaagggggagggggaatttctgtgatttcttttggttctctTGGATCTGAGAAAGAGGGAAATTGAATAGATTTGTTCACTCCAGATAGTTCTGTGGAAATGGGAGCTTCTAAGGATTCACTTGTTGAACttggagaagaagagaggatttctgtgatttgttttaGTCCTCTTGGGCTTGAGAAAGATGGACATTGCATGGATTTGTTCACTCCAAATTGTCCTGTGGAAATGGGAGCTTCTGTGATTTTACTTGTTGAACTTGGgctgaaagggggagggggaatttctgtgatttcttttggttctctTGGATCTGAGAAAGAGGGAAATTGAATAGATTTGTTCACTCCAGATAGTTCTGTGGAAATGGGAGCTTCTAAGGATTCACTTGAACttggagaagaagagaggatttctgtgatttgtttcAGTCTTCTTGGTCTTGAGAAAGATGGACATTGGATGGATTTGTTCACTCCAGATTGTCCTGTGGAAATGGGAGCTTCTGTAAATTTACTTGTTGAACTTGGgctggaagggggagggagaatttctgtgatttttattggttttcttgCATCTGAGAAAGAGGGAAGTGGAATAGATTTGTTCACTCCAGGTAGTTCTGTGGAAATGGGAGCTTCTAAGGATTCACTTGAACTTGGAGAAGAGAggatttctgtgatttgtttcAGTCTTCTTGGTCTTGAGAAAGATGGACATTGGATGGATTTGTTCACTCCAGATTGTCCTGTGGAAATGGGAGCTTCTGTAAATTTACTTGTTGAACTTGGgctggaagggggagggagaattt
The Macrotis lagotis isolate mMagLag1 chromosome 3, bilby.v1.9.chrom.fasta, whole genome shotgun sequence genome window above contains:
- the LOC141517179 gene encoding LOW QUALITY PROTEIN: uncharacterized protein LOC141517179 (The sequence of the model RefSeq protein was modified relative to this genomic sequence to represent the inferred CDS: deleted 1 base in 1 codon), whose translation is MLDFADKELPEEVIQVPSTYDALSFHQVPGFSDRSSPQQTMKVPSSLHAISLSKSIQVPISDLRLSTIYLEEISFSGSFSSREPMQVPNFSHIHLPKEIIPFTPFALAMSKSIQVSSLSDPSLTTICVRDSSSFSIPILSRASMQVPKNNLPKEAVQIPSSYPAIAICKSTQIPSFSSQIRIEDCPISSRESLQIPYFDDTSLPTEEKQVPYTSSTISIRKSTQVLSFYGTSSSSIVIGDIPFFIVPISLRGSTKNPDSSDIISTKHEQISLVSNETSMRKSSQVSSSLVLYTSNRSIQFPSYSGLFSSRHVQVPSISTQVQQVNLLECSHGQNHI